In Setaria italica strain Yugu1 chromosome IX, Setaria_italica_v2.0, whole genome shotgun sequence, the genomic stretch cccgtccgccgccgccgtccacccaCGCTGGAACCACAACCTCATCCGCTGCCGCTGACACGAGAGGACGCCGGAGGCGCACGGCGCCATTCGCCGCATCGAAGCCGCGCCGACTGAGCTGGGCAAGCGCGATGGACCGCGCCGGAGTGGCGCCTCACTCATCAGCTAAGCAAACGCGCGTGCAGGCGCATCGCGAAACGCTCCCTGGCCGCGTGTTGCCAACCTGGCCAACGCGAATTTAATAGACGCCATGAAACTTTCATTAAATTCTGCAGCGTTTCTGTATGTGAATTGACTCGGTAgcgtgcaatgcaatgcatcaagttatAAATTGCTGCAGAACATATGGAGGAACCATACCGGCCTGGAGAACCACCCAGCCCGAACCCGATGCCGCAGCAGGTCCTCGCGCAAGCCAGCAGCAACagttcgccgccggcgtccccccAGCCGCCGCGTCTCAGGCCGGCGCCGAGGAAGCAGGAGAGGGACCCGCAGCAAAGGGAGATcagggaggcgccgccgcccaccatggccgccgACGAGCAGCAGGACCTCACCAGGGCCTTCGCAggtacatatacatatatacttctTGTCCTGTGTTGCGCATGCGCGCGCGAAATGCTGACACGAGTGCACGTGTCCATGCACGGTCAACAACAAAGGCCTGGGCGGGCTGGGCGTGGACGAGGCGGCGCTGGTGTCGGCgctggggcggtggcggcggcagccggagcGGCGCGCGCAGTTCCGCCGCGGCTTCCCGGGCTTCTTCTCCgcgagcgccggcgccgccgcggggatcGAGCGTTGCGAGGACGAGTACCTGCGCCACCTGGAGGACGAGTTCGCCCGCCTCAAGGACGCCGCCGTGCTGTGGGCGCTGCACCCGTGGGAGCGCGACGCCCGGTGGGCGCACCACGTCctgcacggcggcgacggccacccGCCGGGGGTCCTCGTGGAGGTCGCCTgcacccgcgccgccgacgaCCTGCTCGGCGCCCGCCGCGCGTACCAGGCGCTCTACCACCGCTCGCTCGAGGAGGACGTCGCATACCGCGTCAacgacgccaccgccgccgtgcgtgCTTCTGCTTGCTGCTTGCCCTTCCGCCAGCActcgccattgttgccttgttggtcGGTGACACACTGACAAGTCGCAACTGCTTTGcctggctgcagctgctggttGGGCTGGTGACCGCGTACCGGTACGAGGGCGCGCGCGTGAGCGACGAGCTGGCCGCGGAGGAGGCCAAGGCGCTGGCGGCCGCCGTcagggccgcgccggcggcgaggctggtGCAGAACGAGCAGGTGGTGAGGATACTCGCCACCAGGAGCAAGCCCCAGCTCAGGGCCACATTCAAGATCTACAAGGAGCTCCACGGCAAACCACTGGAAGAGGTCTCTCTGCTCCATTCTCgattcctttcttcttctttttgttccGGAACAAATGTTTACATGCTCTTTATTTCCTACATTAATTTCTCGCTCGCACATAAATCTGACCAGGACTTCGCCGGCGAGCCGTGTCTGCAAGAGACCGTCAGGTGCCTGGACTCGCCGCCCAAGTTCTTCGCCGAGGTGATCGGCAGGGCGTTGAGGGGCGACGCGGACAAGCAGGCCAAGGCGGCTCTCACCCGCGTCGTGGTGTCCCGCGCCGACGTGGACATGGAGGAGATGAAGGAAACCTACGCCAAGCAGCACGGGGCCAAGCTCGCCGACGCGGTGGCCAAGAACACCCACGGCCACTACAAGGACGCGCTGCTCGCCATGATCGGCAAGTGAAGGACAcccagggcggcggcgctgtggcCGCTAGCGCCTCACAAGAATAAGAGATGCTATACATTTGGATACCACATTGCGGAGGCTTCTCAGGTCGGTCCGTTCATGGCGATGGCCTCGGCTGATCGTGTGTCTAGAGGTTTCGTTTGAGGCGGCCACATCAGATCATCCAGCGTTGGAACGGCCTGCGTTGCCATCATCAATTAGTCATCGTATATATTTGCTGAAATTTTCTCCATTCATGACTAATAATCTCTAAAACTCGGACTAAATGCTCCAATAGCCGCGGTTAGCATTAATAAGGAGATAATGCGTGAACGTTGGAGCCTCGTAATTTGAGTTTTACGTGCCACTGCATATGACTCATTGTACTTCTTCTTTGCTTTGCTACAAACACCTTTTCATATATTGTTTATATTATCTGTCATCCTTTTGTTGGTACAGATACATAGAtggatagatagatagattgaTGAATGAAATACCAAGGAAGTAAGGTTAAGGTCATGTTTCCGCGAGGTTAGGGTTAGGTTTTTGCCGGCCCTTCTCCAATTTTGATCAATTGCTTTACCATTCATTTATAAAATCTTGCTCACAAGATGTTCATTTCACTATCCATTTATGAATGAACAACACTTATAAAAAGGAAGTAAGGTCATGTTTCTGTAAGATTAGGATTCACCGGTCCTTCTCAGATTTTGATTTCACTCGGAGACGTCACAAAGACATGCATGCAATCGTCGTTCTGGTCCGAATCTTAAGAGCCAAACACCAGCCCCGGCCCGCAGGATGAAGGCAAAATTGTGATCCTGCTGTCCAGTGCCAGCAACGTGGTATCTCATCGTAACTTTATTTTCATGTGGTCTTTTTGTCTCCAAGTCGCGTTGTAACTGTCTACAATTCAAAGTGTTTTTTGCTGATGGAGAGCTTGCTCAGAGACTCAGAGGGAACGTAAGCGGCAAAAGGCATCGTCGGAAGGCCGAAAGACGAGCATCCAACTTGAGTCAGGAAACGTGGGGTACTACTTCGTCAATAATTGCCCAAACAAACAACCCAGCTCCCACCACAGGTACGTGTGTGAGTTAAATTTTACTATGTTTATTTGTTCTGTATATGTGTGCATGCTCTTTATAGCAAGTGCCAGTCTACTGCACCACTGAACTACTAATTGTTATGTTATATAGTAGGAGAAgaaaggaatggaactttctatGTGCTAAAATGTGCTTCACTCTTCCAATCTGCTTGGTCGTTAACTCTTCCAATGTAGCATGCTTATTTGAAAACCTCATTCACTTTCAGAAAGCATTGATCACGTTTGTCCTTTTGCATTTTGATGACTATAGAGCAGAGACGATGGTTAATGAAAGGCATTCTATTTCATTTTTAAGTATCTAAAGGCATATTGTTAGCTCTGTCAGAAGTTTCCATATGCTGAGAAGGGATAACTTATTTCATGGCCGATGGTTATTAAGAACAATCATGTGCATATCTTATTCACCAATTTATTGAAGTTCCAGTAAGTGCGCATATCTTTTTCGTTGATTCCTTGAAGTTTCAGTCAGCCTTTGTTTTTATCTCTAGGGGCTTTGCATTTATGTGGTTCACTTATGCGATATCCTATAAGACCTTATtcttatatatatttgttaggTTATTTTCTGTAGTCGCATGTCGTGTCTATGTAGGTAATACCCCCAACAAAGCTTAGTAGTTCCAAAATTTTGGCTATGCTCGTTTTAATAATATTTTGTTAGTATTTCTGAAAGATATTCCAGGTTTTCACAATGTATATTTCATATCCTCAGTAAGACGGAAGAACCTGTCACAAGTGATCCCAGCTATGGTTGCCATGACAATAGACAGTTAGGACACCCTATTGAAGATATAACAAAACAAATTTCATGGTTTACTGAATGAGGAGGTGGATGAATGTACCAACAAAATGGTTGCAATTATCCTGATCACTACCCAATGCCCATGAATCAGACATCTCTTTTCTCGTAGAATTTTAGGGGACAAAGGGTGAGAACTGCAGAATTAGGAATGGGACTGCAGAGAATTTAGGGAAAAAGACCGACAACTCAGGAATTAGGAAGGGAAAATCATTGTAGTAGTAAAGATAGAACCATATTTCAAGCACTAGCCTACTAATCAATTGATTTTCATTCATTAGAACTTTAGTAGATTAGTAGATGAATTGCTTCTTAAAAAATTTCTTGATGATAATTTAGATATGGTAAAGGTTTGCACTTCCTGGATATTTGGTTTCTCATAATTGGCTTTATTATTTTAGATGGATCTTGAGATCTGAGGGTGGCCTCGGGTTCATAATGGAACCGGCTAGGTAGCCTTGTTGAGAGTACCCCTATTCAGGATTGGTATGTGAGAATTTGAAGCCGATCTGTGCTGTGATGCGAGAATTTGAAGCCAATCTATGATGTGAGTATTTGGAGCCAATTGGAAACAGTAAACTCAATTAATTCACTGAGTTGCTGGTTGGTTTTTCATTGTTTGACCATGGGCATCTTTCTTCTTTCAGAACTATTGAACAATTATGAGAAAACAAATGATAAGTCAACTGGACTACATACTGAAGCACATTTGTGCTTATCTCACTCTCTCCAATTGTTCTTGGACTTACTACTCTAATGGAGTACAGCCTTGCATCCACAAAATGCAGAACTtgcagtgaaaaaaaaaacgaagaTTGCTTAGATTTTTTAATTTAAATCAACATTACACTAAATAGTGCTTCTCTCTGACCAAGCGTCTAGCTGTTTTAACAAACCAAGCGAACAAAACAAGCCACCTTTTCTTCCCTGTAACTTCATACTCCAGTTTGCCCAAGTTCCTAAATTCCAATCATTGAACTGAGCAACTTGCAGTTCCCTCCACATTTTTTGATCTAGGCTTGGGACTGGCAAAGATAGTGTTCAATAGCAAATAAACAAGAAAATTAAACCACAAGAAAAACATGGAGTTGGATAGAATGAGAGGGaatgagagaaagagagaaaaatctCTAGCggattaaggccccgtttggatacctcatcctaaagtttagcatctgtcacatcggatgtttggatgctaattagaagtattaaatataggctaattaaaaaactaattgcatagatggagtctaatttgcgagacgaatctattaagcctaattagtccatgatttgacaatgtggtgctacagtaaccatttgctaatgatggattaattaggcttaatagattcatctcgcgaattagcacagggttctgtaattagttttataattagctcatatttagtcctcctaattagcatccgaacatccgatgtgacactacttAAAGTTTAGCGACTAAGTATCGAAACGCACAAGTAGCAGGTCTAAAAGCTAGGCTACGATATGATATGCTgaaattagttttttttttccaaacacaCACAGAGGAACTGCATATCTTTATATTGAAAGGTTCAATTACAAAAACAATCTCACCTTGGACCAGAGTGAGGGATGTGAGGTTTGAGCATATAGGAACCTTACAGAAACACAGCTAAAGGATATGATATGCTGAATTGGGTTTGATTGTTCCTCTCTGAATTTAAGGTTGAACCACTCCGTAGAATCGAATGCTCAATATCAAAGTCAATCAGATTTGTTTTCTTACTATAAAAAGAAAGGATATGTAGGATATACATAATTAATGTTACAAAGGTGGACAGATTCTCTAAGGAATGTAGAGGAATTTATGGATTCCTTTCCGAAAAGAAAATCAAGACATGGCACCTGAAATTTCATGAAAACCCTACAAATGATCCGGGCTGGAAATTGGATCCAGACAATTTTGCCAATATGATTTTCTTACATGCACCTCAACGATTATATTCCTAACTCTTGACATGTGGCACGTGCATCTCCACTAGTTTATACAAAACATCACGTGTGTCCAAGAGAACCATTCTTCCGTCACAACGCACAAGGGCCAACAAACCTCCCAGGTTCTTTGTTAAAATTGACCTACTCAATCCCGTAGTAATCTACTGTAGAACTAACGCACAGAGTGGCCAAAACAAAAGGCGTGACGTTCAGCTCGCCACACAAGAAAACTAGAGACGCGGCAAACGGCTCGATGAGAATGGAAGCAAGCAGTTATACATCCACTTCAGGCGTGACACGACGATCATCTTGTCTGGCATTCCCATGTCGAGCTTTGCCAGATCAAAAATGTCTTCTCTCAAGCTGCATTGCAAACAGTTCCATAAACATCAGATCAGAACTAAGCTAGAAGAGAGGTGAAGGGCTTTGTACGGATAGACTGACCTTAACCATTCCCCTGTTTCTTTTGCGTGTGACTCAACAGCTTTGCACAGCCTATCAAGGGTGTAAAGTACTAATCCAAACTTGTACCGTGCCTCTTCCTCCTAGAAGACAAAATTCAAGGAATTCTCGTATGATGATATCAACAATCACAAGGCTTATAAATTGGTTCAAAAATTTTGGTGCCTACTGGATTAGTAAACACGCAAAACACTAAATGGCGGTTTTGGACTTTTGGCACTTTATATGGTGATAGAACAAGATGAGGCAGAGGAAACTCTGAAGTCTTAAGTGTTATAAGTATAGTAAAGACAATCACAAATAGAAGGCTAAGTGCGCCCTAACACTGAGCAATAAATATGTTAAACTCACAAGAACAATGAGAGTAGGACTGATTTTCAGATGTAGATGAAATTACCATTCCGTTATCTCTGTAATGCTGAAACTCCATAAGCCTTCTCTCTACATCGACAAGAAGCAGCCTCCGTTGACATCGTGCAATATTACCTCTTCCCTCTGCGCCATGGTCCTGTTGAACAAGTACATGATTAGTTAATCAAATTTAACATACTTGCCTTTCTAGTTCCTACCCTCCATATCCACTTTCACACAACATAAACCGTAAAgagaagactaacagtttaaaGAAAAAAAGTCCCAAAATCTAGTAGGCCTACAGCTCCTACAAATATCCCAGAAGTGAAATTGTAAACGACAAAATGTTTTTAATGGtctatatacatatatacatacacgCTGAATCCATGTTCGCAGTAACATGAGCAGCAGAAGCGAAAGACCAAAAGCAGGAAGAGCTGCAAGAACGGCAAAGTTTATAGCATTTGCCCTAAGAATCTGATCCATTTCCAGAAGTCCCCTGTGTAAGATCACTTCAAGTATCAGTAACAGTGAATGATAGACAGGACAAAATATATCCTTATTTAATAGACAGCAAATTTTCAGCGATTAGTTAAACTTACGATTCAAGATCCAGTTTAAGCTTTTGAATCTGAAATTTCAAAATTGAAGGTCAGTGAAACACTCAATTTCAATGAATGCACCTGAAAACAGTAAGAAGAAAAGGAACCTGAATAAGCATGGCACGGGCTAATTCTCCACTGAACAGATTTTTCATTGGGTGTATCAATTCCTTTTCATATCTGCATAATGCACATATAAATATAATACACTTCAATGCTTAAAGAAAATGATCAAAAGATACTAGCGAAAACGAGTGTGGTCCCTAATTTCATCACTCAACAGGTTAATAAAATGTGAACGTTCACCTCTGAACGAAAGGAGACTACCAAACTTAATGCATTACTAATTTCCCAAAACCAGAGAAACTCACATATCAGCCAGTTGACTCAGTAGAAGTACAGCAGCTATAAAAACATACATTTATAAATAATCTCAATCTTGTGGGTGCAATACCAGATTATGTCATGCAACAATGCTAATTAGTCATAACAAGTGGCATGACTAGGACTAAAATTTGATATTTATCCCCGAATCATAGAAGCGATTGCCTATATGGCAATGTTGGTTCCTAGTTACTGAAGCATGTGGCAACCAGCAGTGGGAAGTTTCCTCAGGATTTTTACATGTAACCAAATGTAAACAAAAAACTAATGTTGGATAAAAGTCAACTTTTTTCTGCTACTCACTATTCACATATGGGATCAAATCTGCTCCAAATTGATTTTCAGAATATGTTGAGGTCATGCCCATTTTGAATTTTGAGATCTCCGACATTAATTTAAATCCACTGTGAACTTGTAACTTTCAGAAGGAACCTATTTGATCACCAGTTAAAATTGGAGGGCTGATAGTGTCCAGGTCAGATAGTATTAGAATGAGTCAACCATGAAGTTGAAAGGGGCAAATTGTGTATACGAGTTTCTGGTCGATTATTTGCTTTAGTTCCTGGAACAATACAACATAGGTTCATAAAGCTACTAAAAACTTCAATAAGATATATAACGTACCACACGCCAAGTTTTCCTTTTGTAAACAAAGAAGAATATATTCCTTTAAATGCGGTAGAATTTATAATTTGTTAAACGGATGTATGGAACAGAAAAAATTGCTCTCTTGAGAACAAGGAAATCATTATAAAAAAACTGGAGCATATGAAATATTACTGAGATTAGAAATGGCAACAGCTACAGCTAGTGAGACGGGTGTCAAGTTTGTCAAACAACAGTTGGCATAGTTCAAACATTTCTACCTCTTCGTGAGAATCTCCAACATTGCCTGCACAGATGAATCTTCTGGCAACTTTTGACCTTCTGTTTGCTCACAGAAGGCTACTAGCATCCTACAAATGACAAACCCAACATGTACAATGTAACTATTGGGGTTAAACAATGCAAAACATACTTTATGAGAAGCAATAGTTCACAGACAAGGAAAAAAGACATTACTTCAGGAGCACATGTTTATATGAACATTGTGCAAATAGGTATACTTGGCGTGAAACTGTTACACACATACATGCTAGTGTTTGAATTATAAACCAAAAGTACCTCACAACAGCAAATAAGACCAATTAAACGAAGGGAAATGACCTAATAACCAAAACATTACAGAAGAGTATGATAGTTGCATACAATCAGGTGTGGTAAAGGGCCCAAAAATTTAGCCTAGAAATTTGA encodes the following:
- the LOC101779358 gene encoding annexin D4; amino-acid sequence: MAADEQQDLTRAFAGLGGLGVDEAALVSALGRWRRQPERRAQFRRGFPGFFSASAGAAAGIERCEDEYLRHLEDEFARLKDAAVLWALHPWERDARWAHHVLHGGDGHPPGVLVEVACTRAADDLLGARRAYQALYHRSLEEDVAYRVNDATAALLVGLVTAYRYEGARVSDELAAEEAKALAAAVRAAPAARLVQNEQVVRILATRSKPQLRATFKIYKELHGKPLEEDFAGEPCLQETVRCLDSPPKFFAEVIGRALRGDADKQAKAALTRVVVSRADVDMEEMKETYAKQHGAKLADAVAKNTHGHYKDALLAMIGK